The Salvelinus fontinalis isolate EN_2023a chromosome 36, ASM2944872v1, whole genome shotgun sequence genome window below encodes:
- the LOC129835721 gene encoding butyrophilin subfamily 1 member A1-like yields the protein MLNMSVSFDFPKARSFEVDVVQDGKTAHSQLKISDNGKVVEWVTQKGEPQTEIDNYDVDKHFDEDPYVLGSMVRAMRAYWEVCVKENKDWVLGVTRATANRKGQLVLSPDNGFWVVRISNGENLKTFMGEDVLKERIPHRVGIYVDYQERKVTFYNAEDSSLIYSFTNGPSYEYDIRPLFSPWKYEKQPITILSIETNYCK from the exons ATGTTAAACATGTCTGTTTCCTTTGATTTTCCAAAGGCACGCTCATTTGAAG TGGATGTTGTTCAGGATGGAAAAACAGCTCACTCTCAGCTGAAGATATCAGACAATGGGAAAGTTGTGGAGTGGGTGACACAAAAAGGAGAACCACAGACAGAGATTGACAACTATGACGTTGACAAGCATTTTGATGAAGACCCCTACGTGTTGGGGAGTATGGTCCGTGCTATGAGGGCCTACTGGGAGGTGTGTGTAAAGGAGAACAAGGACTGGGTACTTGGTGTTACCAGGGCAACAGCTAACAGGAAAGGACAGTTGGTTCTCAGCCCTGACAATGGCTTCTGGGTAGTCAGGATCTCCAATGGCGAAAACCTTAAAACATTCATGGGTGAGGATGTCCTTAAAGAAAGAATTCCACACCGAGTGGGTATCTATGTGGATTATCAGGAAAGGAAGGTGACTTTCTACAATGCAGAAGACAGCTCACTCATCTACTCATTTACCAACGGACCAAGTTATGAGTATGATATCCGCCCACTTTTCTCACCCTGGAAGTATGAAAAACAGCCCATCACAATTCTGTCCATTGAAACTAACTACTGTAAATAA